A window from Rana temporaria chromosome 8, aRanTem1.1, whole genome shotgun sequence encodes these proteins:
- the LOC120909762 gene encoding zinc finger protein OZF-like: VEDEDITQYSPGENPTTSYILVVPHLVDGPSYPSNPEEPQTVGGGAGPSYPSNPEEPQTVGGGAVPQKEKKFSCTECGKRFRFKSSLCVHVRCHTGQRPYFCSECGKSFPSKPQLVRHQRSHTGEKPYSCRECGKRFSGKSNLSRHERCHTGTKPHSCPECGKSYLQKSDLIIHQRSHTGERPYSCSECGKSFVRKPLLAAHQRCHTGEKPYPCPECGKCFSRKSHLTGHQICHTGEKPHSCPECGKSYLRKSDLVIHQRSHTGEKPYTCAECGKCFVRKPLLDAHRRLHTGEKPFSCLECGKSFSQKSHLNGHQICHTGKKPHSCPVCEKCYLQKSDLVIHQRSHTGEKPYSCSECGKCFVRKSLLDAHRRCHTGEKPYSCLECGKCFSQKSHLNGHQICHTRKKPFPCPECGKCYPRKSELATHQRSHTGEKPYSCPECGKCFSQKPCLSRHQRTHTTVAVC, translated from the coding sequence gtagaagatgaggacatcacacagtatagtccaggagaaaacccgaccaCCTCGTATATCCTGGTGGTGCCTCACCTTGTGGACGGGCCGTCGTATCCCTcgaatcctgaggaacctcagactgtggggGGCGGTGCCGGGCCGTCGTATCCCTcgaatcctgaggaacctcagactgtggggGGCGGTGCCGTCCCTCAAAAAGAGAAGAAGTTTTCCTGTACCGAGTGCGGGAAACGTTTCCGTTTTAAATCCAGCCTCTGTGTGCACGTAAGATGTCACACTGGTCAGCGGCCATATTTCTGTAgcgagtgcgggaaaagttttccGTCGAAGCCGCAACTtgtcagacatcagagatctcacacgggggagaagccgtattcctgtcgtGAGTGCGGGAAGCGTTTTTCggggaagtccaatctttccagacaCGAGAGGTGCCACACGGGGACGAAGCcgcattcctgccctgagtgcgggaaaagttatCTACAGAAATCGGACCTTattatacatcagagatctcacacgggagagagGCCGTATTCCTGCtccgagtgcgggaaaagttttgtACGAAAGCCACTTCTTGCTGCACATCAGCGatgtcacacgggggagaagccgtatccttgtcccgagtgcgggaaatgcttttcaCGGAAGTCCCATCTTACTGGACACCAGATATGCCATacaggggagaagccacattcctgtccagAGTGTGGGAAATCCTATCTACGGAAATCAGACCTTGTtatacatcaaagatctcacacgggagagaagccgtatacctgtgctgagtgcgggaaatgttttgtacgTAAGCCGCTTCTTGATGCACATCGgagattgcacacgggggagaagcctttttcttgTCTTGAGTGTGGGAAAAGTTTTTCCCAGAAGTCCCATCTTAACGGGCATCAAATATGCCACACGGGCAagaagccgcattcctgcccCGTGTGCGAGAAATGTTATCTGCAGAAATCGGACCTtgtcatacatcagagatctcacactggggagaagccgtattcctgttccgagtgcgggaaatgttttgtacgTAAATCCCTTCTCGATGCACATCGGAGatgtcacacgggggagaagccgtattcttgccttgagtgcgggaaatgtttttcccaGAAGTCTCATCTCAACGGACATCAAATATGCCACACGCGCAAGAAGCCATTTCCCTgccccgagtgcgggaaatgttaccCGCGGAAATCGGAGCttgccacacatcagagatctcacactggggagaagccgtattcctgtcctgagtgcgggaaatgtttttcacagaagccctgcctttccagacatcagagaaccCACACAACCGTGGCGGTGTGTTAG